ATTTCACACAACACCTACTTTTCCCCACCAATAAAGATGATGGGATAGAAGGGGCTGAAGGTCACGCAGGAGGCCTTAAGAGGTCTGCGCTGGGCCATGGGCTGCACACACAAGGGCGTGCACACCCTCACTGACAAGTCAAACACAAATGCTCGGCATTCATCAGTTATTGCCACCAAAACACTGCTGTTGTAAGGTGACCACGCGACCCCTGCCACTGCTCCTCCCACATCCAGGACGACCAGTGGAGTTCTGAAAGTGGAATGATCAGTGTTGGCCGAGGGACTTGCACGACGCTCAAGATAACACTTccagaaggaaaaagggaaggaaacttaCTTGGAGTGCTGGAACCACACTTTGATGGACCAGTcaagggaacaggagaggaagacctgggagtgatGAATGTTCCAAGCCAAGTCACGTACCACAGAGGAGTGCGCTGGGTAGTGGAACAGGGAGTGGCTCACACAGACCATGGAGCATTGAAACACTGCCCCAGAGTCCAGGCCAAGGAGCACTATGCCCTCACCTCCTTCTCGCACTGCCAGGCATGTAATCACACCTCACCAATGAGATTTACAAAAATGGTTGTTAAAACATGAGTCAAAATAAGAAATATTTGCAGGAAAAGTTATAATTGTTTAAATGGATAGAATCCTTGTGTTTGGAGAAGTTCACTAAAGCGAGTATCTATTTTGTAGATAAACAGTACAGTAAGACTTAGTAAGTTTCACATGCAATTCAAGTCCATCTGACAACTGAAATTCTACTCTGTCTCCAAGAACCTCGATCTCCTCAGTGGTAGGAAATTCTGATTACTGCTGCCATAAACATGTTCAAAGAGGAGAGTTGTATTGATAATCTGTTATTGAAAGTTTATTTCTATACTTTTATAAGGGAAATTATCATTAAAGTGTTGTAAAGGTGTCTTTGCAACAAACAGTCACTGCATTGTGTTAATACCACAAATCACTGTCTTTCAGAGTATTTTgtctgttttgtattttttaagCAACATCTGCCAACCAGTCAACAGGGTCGAGGCATGTGCAGCTGGTTTTGTTTTCCGTGATATCATTACGAAGAAGACCTTATATTTTTCCATAAATATACCAAATATCACGAGGCATTTTGTTTACctaagtatgaaaaaaaattagGAACAGTTTTGTGGTATCAAATAAATCTGTGCATCTTGTGCAGTGTCTGATTACTGACTACCCTAATGGAatgttaacccctaaaggacggCTTGCGGGAATACCCGCTTGGGTGGAGAGAGGCAGACAGGCGGGGCGCAGGAATTCCCATCATCCGCTGCCCCGCCAAAATTTGTCCTTCCCAACGTCATATCTCTGCCGTGCTGCAACCGAGGAACTTCTAGTTTGTTTCATCACGTAAATGAAAGACTGGCAATGTTAAAGAACTATGAACTACTTTGTTTTTGTCTGAAATCGCCACACAGGGCAGTGATGAAGAACACTGTACTATCCAAATTTGATCAATGCGGCACACGCTTGTGAGCAGAAAATCTCCCTCTAGCCCGTCTCATGGGGGCTAAGAGGAAGGTTGTCCAATTGCATCCTTGGTAAGtatgcacacaaaaaaacagggaACAAAAGTTGTCAAATTTCCTCTGAAAACCCCCCAAGCTTATTAGAGGCATTTAATCAACATCTTACAAAGCGAACACACACTAAGTAAATAAACACAATGGACCTGTGACTTGCAGACAAATGGAGGGGAGCAGTGTCTGAAAAAATAAGCAATCTGAAAATACTTAATATTACCTATATATGTCACAATGTGCAAGATGTTAATCATATTTGAGTTACCTTCAAAGCCAAGGGTGCGAGGAAGGTGAGGCTCAAACACATCAGCGTGTGTAAGCCGGCAGGAGTCTCTCAGGTGCCACTGTGTCAAGCGCCCGTCTTGTGCCACAGAAAAGAAACTAACGTCCTCTCCAGGCGATGTTTCTATCCATCGGACCTGCGACAGCCACCAACACTCACTGCATTCTGGTTCGTCTATCCTTTAAGCTTCGTGGTACAATTACAAGAACATAATTTCAAAGCAAAGTAACCCATTCAAGGAGGAAATTGTGTGTGAGGGAGGCATGGGCTGAGTAGTCAGTCTGCCAGCAGGGTGACATTGATAACACATATTTGAGTCCTACCACGACCAGCTGACAATTCTTAACTATCACTGAAAGACAGAACATTACACACATGCTATTCAGATCTCAATAAACCTAACTTCAACGACATCTGAAAAGTGCTTCCATGGTGACACCCTATCCTGTCAAACTCTTACATCTCTGCCTTTCAGTATATTTTTCCCTCCTGTCAAACTCTCACATCTCTGCCTTTCAGTATATTTTTCCCTCCTGTCAAACTCTCACATCTCTGCCTTTCAGTATATTTTTCCCTCCTGTCAAACTCTCACATCTCTGCCTTTcagtatatttttccttcctgtcaaaCTCTCACATCTCTGCCTTTcagtatatttttccttcctgtcaaaCTCTCACATCTCTGCCTTTCAGTATATTTTTCCCTCCTGTCAAACTCTCACATCTCTGCCTTTCAGTATATTTTTCCCTCCTGTCAAACTCTCACATCTCTGCCTTTCAGCGCCTAGTTTTCCTTCCTGTCAAACTCTCACATCTCTGCCTTTCAGCGCCTAGTTTTCCTTCCTGTCAAACTCTCACATCTCTGCCTTTcagtatatatttttccttcctgtcaaaCTCTCACATCTCAACCTTTCagtatttaattttccttcctgtcaAACTCTCACATCTCTGCCTTTCAGTACTTAGTTTTCCTTCCTGTCAAACTCTCACATCTCTGCCTTTcagtatatttttccttcctgtcaaaCTCTCACATCTCTGCCTTTcagtatatttttccttcctgtcaaaCTCTCACATCTCTGCCTTTcagtatatttttccttcctgtcaaaCTCTCACATCTCTGCCTTTCAGTATTTAGTTTTCCCTCCTGTCAAACTCTCACATCTCTGCCTTTCAGtatttagttttccttcctgTCAAACTCTCACATCTCTGCCTTTCAGTATATTTTTCCCTCCTGTCAAACTCTCACATCTCTGCCTTTCAGTATATTTTTCCCTCCTGTCAAACTCTCACATCTCTGCCTTTCAGTGTCTAGTTCTCCTTCCTGTCAAACTCTCACATCTCTGCCTTTCAGTGTCTAGTTCTCCTTCCTGTCAAACTCTCACATCTCTGCCTTTCAGTATATTTTTCCCTCCTGTCAAACTCTTACATCTCTGCCTTTcagtatatttttccttcctgtcaaaCTCTCCCATCTCAGCCTTTCAGtatttagttttccttcctgTCAAACTCTCACATCTCAGCCTTTcagtatatttttccttcctgtcaaaCTCTCACATCTCTGCCTTTCAGTATATTTTTCCCTCCTGTCAAACTCTCACATCTCTGCCTTTcagtatatttttccttcctgtcaaaCTCTCACATCTCTGCCTTTcagtatatttttccttcctgtcagACTCCCACATCTCTGCCTTTCAGTATCTAGTTTTCCTTCCTGTTGGGAGTACGACTACATACGACCTTCGCCTAAGAAGACTGACcgctctatctatttctatctctatttctacTCCAGGCGAGATGTTACAGAGGCGCTGTTTTGGctcggccgtagtgagtttctttatgtgcaccatttaattctgcatgcttttatatataatacacgatgattatgttgagtttatggctgaaaactttttatattcaatagcgacatttgaaatttggcgcgcacggcgatctcggatacggcgcggagcactgttttggcctggccgtattGAAGGGTGATTTTCACAATTAAAAGGAGCACAGAAAAATGTCTCAAGTACTATAAGTGAACCCAGACATTCTTAGTGTGTCTATGTAACAGTGAGCAATACCTGGGTGACAGGGAGAAGGTGCTTGCCAGAGGTGATGGTGCAGGAGAGGGCCCGTGGGGTGGTGGGGCACACATCATACAGCACCACCCGGCCATCGCTCCAACCAGCAGCCAGAAGTCTGCCAACCTAAAGACCATCACTTGTTAGGCTGCATCTCCACTGAACATCTTGGCATTCATTTGGGTGTGTCTATATCTTTCTCCAGGTCCATTAAGGCCAAGAGCACTTCCTTACCCTTGCCTAAATACTTCTAACACACCTGTCTTACCGCAAACACCTGATCTATACACTCTGTCCCCCATTGGACCCTATCAATCAATACTGATACCCCTTAAACTACCACACTCAAACCTATCACCTTTACTTAATACAGTGGCTCTACACATGCTCTCTTCCACTCCAAGGGGACACctcctctctgaagcacatgctGAACAGCCTTACCAACCACTCCACAATCCCAATTCCACCTTTTTTCAGACATTCTCCATGACACCCATCCAACCCTGGGGCTTTTCCTGCTGTCATTTTCCCTAACGCCACTTGCACTTCctctcttgtctcctttcattctctcctcccctatctcagttactctcctctcatcttccacaGTCAACAATTCTTTAAAACACTCAGTTCATCTTCTCACCTCACTCTCATCAACCAGCAGCCTCCCATCAggtcctttccccttttcctctctaccaGAGTCGCCCCCTTGCACCTTCTCTCACGTCGTTCCAAAACATCTTATTCCTTTCAAAATCCTCAGATAAACTTTGGCCTCCCCGCTCCTCCGCTCTCCTTTCCGCACTTTTCACACTGCGATTCATTTCCACTCTTCCTTTTATACCTCTCATATGCCTCAGCTGTTCCTCTTTGCAGCCATTCTTCATatgctctcctcttctcccccactgCCATTCTCATCTCATCCcaccactcactccctttcctcctgcttcccccgaCACACAGTGATGCTCCTTTCAATCTCCTCACCCATCACAGTTACTCTCCTAGCATCCCCCGCAGTCACTATCGCCGCCTCTCTCATCGTCCACATTCAACAGTTCTTTAAAATACTCATTCCATCTTCTCACCTCACTCTCACCTGCCAGCAGTAGTTTTAGTAGGACTTGTAAAAGAGTAAAAGAATGCATGGTAGGGTGGCAGAGGTTGTCAGATGATACACACAAGTTTGGTAAGCTTAAGAGAATGAAGTTGAATAATATGCATGGTCTGTATTAGCGGTTCACAAACTTTTGAGGCCGCGCACCACCTCCCAGGCTGTGACTGAGTCCATCACCCCCGCTAAGATTCGAGCAGTACTAAGGTATTTTGTGTTTGCAATTATTGaggctctgagcgatggctatcaaaactgaacgaaaatgtacctgtGGCTGAATGTGCTCCTCAGAGTCTGGCTAAGTTTCAGACAAAGAACAGACAACTCCGCTGAAGCGTACAGCACATGTTAGTTTTAAAACAATggcagttaatgatgtgtttgaaattTTAATGAGACATAAAATCCACCattacattattgtttttctCTACACAACCCTGTGACCAGCTCACCCACCCCCAGGGGCATGCACACCACACCTTGGGAACTGCTGCTCTATGTGAATGCAATAAATGTAAGAGGAAGCCCCTCCCACTTTGAGGGCATAAAGGGCAGCACCTTCCTCCCCAGCACTCCCAGAACAGTGAGATCATATTTTTGGAACATCGTGGAGAAGAGAGGCAGCAATATGAGTAAACTAGAGGATGCAAGGCTGGTTTGGACTGTGAGTAAACTAGAGGATGCAAGGCTGGGTTGGACTGTGAGTAAACCAGAGGATGCAAGGCTGGTTTGGACTGTGAGTAAACTAGAGGATGCAAGGCTGGTTTGGACTGTGAGTAAACTAGAGGATGCAAGGCTGGTTTGGACTGGACTGAAACCTCTGACATATCCAACATACTGAGAAGAAACTGAGCTTGAGATACTGAGAAAATTGATGAGTTGGGAGAAGCCATTAGAGGTTGAGTGAGCCTTAAAACAAACCTGGTGTGGATGTGAACCCAgccaaggaggagggagagccagCATTACATCAATGAgccaaggaggagggagagccagCATTACATCAATGAgccaaggaggagggagagccagCATTACATCAATGagccaaggaggagggagggccagcATTACATCAATGAgccaaggaggagggagagccagCATTACATCAATGAgccaaggaggagggagagccagCATTACATCAATGAgccaaggaggagggagagccagCATTACATCAATGagccaaggaggagggagggccagcATTACATCAATGAgccaaggaggagggagagccagCATTACATCAATGagccaaggaggagggagggccagcATTACATCAATGagccaaggaggagggagggccagcATTACATCAATGAgccaaggaggagggagagccagCATTACATCAATGagccaaggaggagggagggccaaCATTACATCAATGACCCAATGAGACCAACTGATTCGGGGGCCTTTTATGCATCTGCCCTCACTGTACAGGCAGCACAAATTAATATcttttttctattcattattattcattaaAGCCATAATTTCTGTACTGTATTTTCATCATCATATAAATCTCCTCACAATCATTCCTTCATAACAAAGAGAGTAGTATACTTTACTGAGGTGGTCAATGCACTTTGCCTTTGGGTGGAAGTGTATGGACGTGACGCCGCTGGGGGTGTGGTAGACACGCTCGGGGCTGACGGGATTCTTGAGGGTGTATACGCAGAGCAGGCCGGCAATCTCTTCCTTAGCATCAGCATCTGTACCACCGGCCAAGGTAATGTGTAACTGAATCCATGGGTGTCTGTCTAATGGGACACTCAAATATTAATTTCAACCATTGCAAGACATTGTTGGAGCCCTTGTTTCCTTTAACGTACTGTTTTGCATAGACTTGCTTCATGCTATTCAAATGTTATTTTTATGAATCCAAAGTTCATGGGATGGAAACATTCAACCTATTTTTTCAGAAAACTTGGTTCAACATTTTTAAACTCAAAAAGATAAAGGGGAATTTCAGGAACACTTCAGGCACCACATTTATTAAGAGTCTCAGTGTAAATTTCTGTTCACTACACAGGTAAATATAATTGTGATAACTATACTGGTTAATCACCTAAAGGGCTTAACTAAAGTAAGCATATTAGGATCCACATTGTACAATATTCCGTCTATGTTATGAGTTGACACAGAACAAACACAAGATATTCTCTGCCTTTGGATgaatattctctccctctcctcaagaCTCAAACCTGTATAAGCAGCAGCAAAGAGGTCAGGGAGCACCGGGCTGCAGCAGACGTCTGAGACTGTGAGGTGACGCGATATCTCAGGCCTAAACTTCCACAGCGGGAGGAGGGAGCCTTGCAGTGGGTGGTACTCATCACTTCCATCTTCCCAGTACTTGAAGTCTGTAATAAGGAGAGGAATCAGGGTAAAACAGTGTCCTTCAAGGGATGTTTTCTCTCATACCCACATATACATTTAATTCACCTTCAAAACAGTGAAATATACATCAAAGAGCAGAGGAATCAGGGTAAAACAGTGTCCTTCAAGGGATGTTTTCTCTCATACCCACATATACATTTAATTCACCTTCAAAACAGTGAAATATACATCAAAGAGCGAAAGAATCAGGCTAGAACAGTGTCCTTCAAGGGATGTTTTCTCTCATACCACATACATTTAATTCACCTTCAAAACAGTGAAATATACATCAAAGAGCAGAGGAATCATGCTAGAACAGTGTCCTTCAAGGGATACTTTCTCTCATACCCATATATTCATTTAATTCACCTTCAAAACAGTGACATATACATCAAAGAGCAGAGGAATCAGGCTAGAACAGTGTCCTTCAAGGGATATTTTCTCTCATACCCACATATACATTTAATTCACCTTCAAAACAGTGAAATATACATCAAAGAGCGAAAGAATCAGGCTAGAACAGTGTCCTTCAAGGGGTGTTTACTCTCATACCCACATATACATTTAATTCACCTTCAAAACAGTGAAATATACATCAAAGAGCAGAGGAATCAGGCTAGAACAGTGTCCTTCAAGGGATGTTTTCTCTCATACCCACATATACATTTAATTCACCTTCAAAACAGTGAAATATACATCAAAGAGCAGAGGAATCAGGCTAGAACAGTGTCCTTCAATGGATGTTTTCTCTCATACCACATACATTTAATTCACCTTCAAAACAGTGAAATATACATCAAAGAGCTTGTGAGCCATAGTTGCCAGATCTCATATAGAGTTATGTTATGATAATGTGGCATTAGGTTCGTTATCCAGACCCAGACCAACAtaattaagtttccatattaattgcctgtgtggtactttatcaaacgccttctctaagtccagatacacacaatctgcccaaccgtccctttcctgtattatatcaattactcttgaacaGAATGGAGACTTGAATAGAATAGACTTGAATTGAATAGAGTGGCGGGGCGGGCTGACTCGCAGTGGCCAACAACAACACCGTCTGGCAAAAGTGGCTCTACTATAGCAGGCTACTTAAGTCACCTATATTTGTGACCCCAAAACGGCTATCAATGCAACACTTGGGCACGACTCATGTTTTGAGGAACACTTCTCGCCCTTTACTGCTGAGGCCTTACAAACATTATAACACTGACCTTGTGATATGTCATCATAAATGTTTTGAGTCACCATCCTCTCCACCACCCGTGCCACCCTCCGCAGCTCCGTCAGGTTGGCTTGGTACGGGTCACCCCCTCCGACACCACTGCTGACGCCGCCTCGGTTTCTAGCCCCCAGGTGCTCCATTCCCAGTACCACCAGGGGGTCCACGGCCTTAAATAACAAGAAATGAAAGTAACAAATACTGATGAAAAAATGTCAATGGAGGTATTGATATTGTGCCCGCTCCGCTGCAAGTGACAAGGGCACGGTGCGAGGCTTCTCACACGTATGTATCGTAAAGAACTTAACAAATCTAACCAAACTATATTTAACTCAACTGAAACctaatttaacctggtagcagcggggatcatgtttggTATTCTAAGACACTC
This genomic window from Eriocheir sinensis breed Jianghai 21 chromosome 6, ASM2467909v1, whole genome shotgun sequence contains:
- the LOC126991060 gene encoding dynein axonemal intermediate chain 1-like isoform X1; its protein translation is MWKTVMSRIRPTRPSPTALMEAAEALRKSSQPMLMRLKMMVKLAKILGRDSAPASSSSSSSSKRRPRRVIDTRAKPSAKVRQARILNKMRSALGRKPRKTRKPKSHLWERAHNAAAATAAPGRPTWDLLLPENVEPENEPEITIELSSKVERPRTTLVVYNFTSGYFEEVVEDEPLLDLLTLHSKVTLKEDLDKALHRFGLQWSDSEDSGLEQLAEDSRREMEEVYQGVVTREELMRIDAQPNPFNYSDRVSQTTPNATKELAMQTEPPPPTCFSVNVGEWDIHDAYMNDQLALQRLQQEIQEKEKEKDAKKVAVDPLVVLGMEHLGARNRGGVSSGVGGGDPYQANLTELRRVARVVERMVTQNIYDDISQDFKYWEDGSDEYHPLQGSLLPLWKFRPEISRHLTVSDVCCSPVLPDLFAAAYTDADAKEEIAGLLCVYTLKNPVSPERVYHTPSGVTSIHFHPKVGRLLAAGWSDGRVVLYDVCPTTPRALSCTITSGKHLLPVTQVRWIETSPGEDVSFFSVAQDGRLTQWHLRDSCRLTHADVFEPHLPRTLGFEGVITCLAVREGGEGIVLLGLDSGAVFQCSMVCVSHSLFHYPAHSSVVRDLAWNIHHSQVFLSCSLDWSIKVWFQHSKTPLVVLDVGGAVAGVAWSPYNSSVLVAITDECRAFVFDLSVRVCTPLCVQPMAQRRPLKASCVTFSPFYPIIFIGGEKGHLSSFKLSPNLRRVQKEMKDGEPRDTREVERGKIEKVIASNR
- the LOC126991060 gene encoding dynein intermediate chain 2, ciliary-like isoform X4, translating into MWKTVMSRIRPTRPSPTALMEAAEALRMRSALGRKPRKTRKPKSHLWERAHNAAAATAAPGRPTWDLLLPENVEPENEPEITIELSSKVERPRTTLVVYNFTSGYFEEVVEDEPLLDLLTLHSKVTLKEDLDKALHRFGLQWSDSEDSGLEQLAEDSRREMEEVYQGVVTREELMRIDAQPNPFNYSDRVSQTTPNATKELAMQTEPPPPTCFSVNVGEWDIHDAYMNDQLALQRLQQEIQEKEKEKDAKKVAVDPLVVLGMEHLGARNRGGVSSGVGGGDPYQANLTELRRVARVVERMVTQNIYDDISQDFKYWEDGSDEYHPLQGSLLPLWKFRPEISRHLTVSDVCCSPVLPDLFAAAYTDADAKEEIAGLLCVYTLKNPVSPERVYHTPSGVTSIHFHPKVGRLLAAGWSDGRVVLYDVCPTTPRALSCTITSGKHLLPVTQVRWIETSPGEDVSFFSVAQDGRLTQWHLRDSCRLTHADVFEPHLPRTLGFEGVITCLAVREGGEGIVLLGLDSGAVFQCSMVCVSHSLFHYPAHSSVVRDLAWNIHHSQVFLSCSLDWSIKVWFQHSKTPLVVLDVGGAVAGVAWSPYNSSVLVAITDECRAFVFDLSVRVCTPLCVQPMAQRRPLKASCVTFSPFYPIIFIGGEKGHLSSFKLSPNLRRVQKEMKDGEPRDTREVERGKIEKVIASNR
- the LOC126991060 gene encoding dynein intermediate chain 2, ciliary-like isoform X5; translated protein: MRSALGRKPRKTRKPKSHLWERAHNAAAATAAPGRPTWDLLLPENVEPENEPEITIELSSKVERPRTTLVVYNFTSGYFEEVVEDEPLLDLLTLHSKVTLKEDLDKALHRFGLQWSDSEDSGLEQLAEDSRREMEEVYQGVVTREELMRIDAQPNPFNYSDRVSQTTPNATKELAMQTEPPPPTCFSVNVGEWDIHDAYMNDQLALQRLQQEIQEKEKEKDAKKVAVDPLVVLGMEHLGARNRGGVSSGVGGGDPYQANLTELRRVARVVERMVTQNIYDDISQDFKYWEDGSDEYHPLQGSLLPLWKFRPEISRHLTVSDVCCSPVLPDLFAAAYTDADAKEEIAGLLCVYTLKNPVSPERVYHTPSGVTSIHFHPKVGRLLAAGWSDGRVVLYDVCPTTPRALSCTITSGKHLLPVTQVRWIETSPGEDVSFFSVAQDGRLTQWHLRDSCRLTHADVFEPHLPRTLGFEGVITCLAVREGGEGIVLLGLDSGAVFQCSMVCVSHSLFHYPAHSSVVRDLAWNIHHSQVFLSCSLDWSIKVWFQHSKTPLVVLDVGGAVAGVAWSPYNSSVLVAITDECRAFVFDLSVRVCTPLCVQPMAQRRPLKASCVTFSPFYPIIFIGGEKGHLSSFKLSPNLRRVQKEMKDGEPRDTREVERGKIEKVIASNR
- the LOC126991060 gene encoding dynein axonemal intermediate chain 1-like isoform X2, which encodes MWKTVMSRIRPTRPSPTALMEAAEALRKSSQPMLMRLKMMVKLAKILGRDSAPASSSSSSSSKRRPRRVIDTRAKPSAKVRQARILNKMRSALGRKPRKTRKPKSHLWERAHNAAAATAAPGRPTWDLLLPENVEPENEPEITIELSSKVERPRTTLVVYNFTSGYFEEVVEDEPLLDLLTLHSKVTLKEDLDKALHRFGLQWSDSEDSGLEQLAEDSRREMEEVYQGVVTREELMRIDAQPNPFNYSDRVSQTTPNATKELAMQTEPPPPTCFSVNVGEWDIHDAYMNDQLALQRLQQEIQEKEKEKDAKKVAVDPLVVLGMEHLGARNRGGVSSGVGGGDPYQANLTELRRVARVVERMVTQNIYDDISQDFKYWEDGSDEYHPLQGSLLPLWKFRPEISRHLTVSDVCCSPVLPDLFAAAYTDADAKEEIAGLLCVYTLKNPVSPERVYHTPSGVTSIHFHPKVGRLLAAGWSDGRVVLYDVCPTTPRALSCTITSGKHLLPVTQVRWIETSPGEDVSFFSVAQDGRLTQWHLRDSCRLTHADVFEPHLPRTLGFEVREGGEGIVLLGLDSGAVFQCSMVCVSHSLFHYPAHSSVVRDLAWNIHHSQVFLSCSLDWSIKVWFQHSKTPLVVLDVGGAVAGVAWSPYNSSVLVAITDECRAFVFDLSVRVCTPLCVQPMAQRRPLKASCVTFSPFYPIIFIGGEKGHLSSFKLSPNLRRVQKEMKDGEPRDTREVERGKIEKVIASNR
- the LOC126991060 gene encoding dynein axonemal intermediate chain 1-like isoform X3, producing the protein MWKTVMSRIRPTRPSPTALMEAAEALRKSSQPMLMRLKMMVKLAKILGRDSAPASSSSSSSSKRRPRRVIDTRAKPSAKDALSSGKKAAEDTEAEITPVGASTQRGGGDGSPGETHLGPAAARECRENEPEITIELSSKVERPRTTLVVYNFTSGYFEEVVEDEPLLDLLTLHSKVTLKEDLDKALHRFGLQWSDSEDSGLEQLAEDSRREMEEVYQGVVTREELMRIDAQPNPFNYSDRVSQTTPNATKELAMQTEPPPPTCFSVNVGEWDIHDAYMNDQLALQRLQQEIQEKEKEKDAKKVAVDPLVVLGMEHLGARNRGGVSSGVGGGDPYQANLTELRRVARVVERMVTQNIYDDISQDFKYWEDGSDEYHPLQGSLLPLWKFRPEISRHLTVSDVCCSPVLPDLFAAAYTDADAKEEIAGLLCVYTLKNPVSPERVYHTPSGVTSIHFHPKVGRLLAAGWSDGRVVLYDVCPTTPRALSCTITSGKHLLPVTQVRWIETSPGEDVSFFSVAQDGRLTQWHLRDSCRLTHADVFEPHLPRTLGFEGVITCLAVREGGEGIVLLGLDSGAVFQCSMVCVSHSLFHYPAHSSVVRDLAWNIHHSQVFLSCSLDWSIKVWFQHSKTPLVVLDVGGAVAGVAWSPYNSSVLVAITDECRAFVFDLSVRVCTPLCVQPMAQRRPLKASCVTFSPFYPIIFIGGEKGHLSSFKLSPNLRRVQKEMKDGEPRDTREVERGKIEKVIASNR